One window of Candidatus Limnocylindrales bacterium genomic DNA carries:
- a CDS encoding protease complex subunit PrcB family protein, whose amino-acid sequence MNILLAGLFLGFGVIFNLACWVDSESSKTVKDSVEKAQTDQENEMKILQTFKGAFSGVTQAKNLVINKKEDWENLWKEVHSLTIPPPPLPDIDFTKNTVLAAFMGQKATGGYAISISKVIKKDKEILVYLESKEPPRDAMTIQSLTAPYYMVVVPKIEDEKMIQWQEAPKTGDHKPQ is encoded by the coding sequence ATGAATATTTTGCTGGCAGGCTTGTTCCTGGGATTTGGAGTTATTTTTAATCTTGCCTGTTGGGTCGATTCGGAATCTTCAAAAACGGTTAAAGACTCTGTGGAGAAAGCGCAGACCGATCAGGAAAATGAAATGAAAATCCTTCAAACTTTTAAAGGTGCTTTTAGTGGGGTGACTCAGGCTAAAAATTTGGTGATCAACAAAAAAGAAGACTGGGAAAATTTATGGAAGGAGGTCCATAGCCTGACGATTCCCCCACCTCCGCTACCGGATATAGATTTTACCAAGAATACGGTCCTTGCTGCCTTCATGGGACAGAAAGCTACAGGAGGCTATGCCATTTCCATCTCGAAGGTTATTAAAAAAGATAAAGAAATTCTGGTTTATCTGGAAAGCAAAGAACCCCCGCGAGATGCCATGACGATTCAATCCCTGACGGCTCCGTATTATATGGTGGTAGTTCCTAAGATTGAAGATGAGAAAATGATTCAATGGCAAGAAGCTCCCAAAACCGGGGACCATAAGCCACAATAG
- a CDS encoding long-chain fatty acid--CoA ligase → MNVGAIFEKWVQEQPDKPALIFEGREISYLQLEDWTNQVANGLVNFGLKKGDTVAIDLPSSPELVISYLGSMKAGMVANVINVLLKADEISYILKDATAKVMVTHPDNIPTLHQIQDHLPALEQVLITGTSETQGFLAFDTWLSKNSKEFKPLDCDRGDVANLLYTSGTTGFPKGVMLTHLNIWDNAENFAKIHYQPDDRLMVAAPLFHCWGLINGVLAMLYAGGTVVIEPRFITEKVLADIEKYRPTIFQGVPTMYNYLCKSPDMKKRDISSLRFVLSAAAPMPVELIRTLKEEYHIEYAEAYGLTEVSPVITTAPYTKTRPGSCGYAMGDTEFRVVNEKGEDVPLGEPGELLCRGTAVMKGYLNKPEATRAVIDEEGWFHTGDIVTMDKDGYVYIVDRTKDMINFGGFKVYPREVEEVLHKHPKVRDAAVVGIKDEVKGELVKAFIVPKEGEKLSPEEIIQFCRERIASYKIPRVVEFVDQIPRSASGKTLRRILREKK, encoded by the coding sequence GTGAATGTAGGAGCCATTTTTGAAAAATGGGTACAGGAGCAGCCTGATAAGCCTGCTCTAATTTTTGAGGGCCGTGAGATAAGCTATCTTCAGTTAGAAGACTGGACTAACCAGGTCGCCAACGGTCTCGTGAATTTCGGTTTAAAAAAAGGTGATACGGTTGCCATTGACCTGCCCAGCAGTCCTGAACTCGTGATTAGTTACCTGGGAAGTATGAAGGCAGGCATGGTTGCCAATGTTATAAACGTACTTTTAAAGGCCGATGAAATCAGCTATATTTTAAAGGATGCTACGGCAAAAGTGATGGTAACCCACCCCGATAATATTCCAACTCTCCACCAAATCCAGGATCATCTTCCCGCTCTAGAACAGGTTTTGATCACCGGGACGTCTGAAACTCAGGGATTTTTAGCTTTTGATACCTGGCTCTCTAAAAATTCCAAGGAATTTAAACCCCTGGATTGTGACCGGGGAGATGTAGCCAATCTTTTATATACGTCTGGAACCACCGGATTTCCTAAAGGAGTTATGCTGACGCATCTGAACATCTGGGACAATGCAGAAAATTTTGCCAAGATCCATTATCAACCTGACGATCGATTGATGGTGGCCGCTCCTCTTTTTCATTGTTGGGGACTTATAAACGGAGTCCTGGCCATGCTGTATGCCGGAGGCACCGTGGTTATTGAACCAAGATTCATAACGGAGAAAGTCCTGGCAGACATAGAAAAATATCGACCCACGATTTTCCAGGGAGTCCCCACCATGTATAATTATCTGTGTAAGAGCCCGGATATGAAAAAACGGGATATCAGCTCCCTTCGGTTTGTTCTTTCAGCAGCGGCCCCTATGCCCGTAGAACTGATCCGTACACTGAAAGAAGAGTATCACATCGAATACGCCGAGGCTTATGGACTAACCGAAGTTTCTCCGGTTATTACCACCGCTCCTTATACAAAAACCCGACCCGGTTCCTGCGGCTATGCCATGGGGGATACTGAATTCCGAGTCGTCAATGAAAAGGGTGAAGACGTCCCATTGGGAGAACCGGGAGAACTTTTATGCCGGGGAACTGCCGTCATGAAAGGGTACCTGAATAAACCTGAAGCAACCCGAGCCGTAATTGACGAAGAGGGCTGGTTTCACACCGGGGATATCGTAACCATGGATAAAGATGGTTATGTATATATTGTCGATCGAACCAAAGATATGATTAACTTTGGTGGGTTTAAGGTATATCCCCGGGAAGTGGAAGAGGTACTCCACAAGCACCCAAAAGTTCGCGATGCAGCAGTAGTTGGAATCAAAGATGAAGTTAAAGGGGAATTGGTCAAAGCCTTTATTGTACCTAAAGAAGGAGAGAAACTATCCCCAGAAGAAATCATCCAGTTTTGTCGGGAGAGAATAGCTTCTTATAAAATTCCCCGTGTGGTTGAATTTGTGGATCAAATTCCACGAAGCGCTTCGGGAAAAACATTGCGCAGGATTCTCCGAGAGAAGAAATAG
- a CDS encoding ribonuclease Z, with protein sequence MPSNLKLTFLGTGEAFDEELPNTSILCDTGQTRLLMDCGYSIPHQIWKQSTDPDFLHGIFLSHHHADHAFGLPAVLTRMWETKRSLPLTIIGHAGTQEYVHKLMEIGYPTLISRLEFPLEFIDVHAGEQIRFRELELSFAQSIHSVTNYSIRISYQGKTVCYSGDGSFSEATKALFKNCDFLIHESFSWERVVYLHASIRELLEMVKEQNIKTYCLIHIQRDFKKKVWDFLKDFQQEPFKLLVPKPGESVYL encoded by the coding sequence ATGCCTTCAAATCTTAAACTCACTTTCCTTGGCACCGGAGAAGCCTTCGATGAAGAGCTTCCCAATACTTCCATACTCTGTGATACCGGACAAACCCGGCTTTTGATGGATTGTGGGTACAGTATTCCCCATCAAATCTGGAAACAGAGTACAGATCCCGATTTCCTTCACGGTATTTTTCTCAGCCACCACCATGCCGATCACGCCTTTGGTCTACCGGCTGTCTTAACCCGAATGTGGGAAACTAAGCGATCCCTTCCTTTAACCATCATAGGGCATGCAGGCACTCAAGAGTATGTTCACAAATTGATGGAAATAGGCTATCCCACTTTAATATCACGGTTAGAATTCCCCCTGGAATTTATAGATGTCCACGCAGGAGAACAAATCCGATTCCGAGAGCTGGAGTTGTCATTTGCCCAAAGTATCCACTCCGTCACCAATTACTCAATCCGAATCTCTTATCAAGGAAAAACCGTCTGTTATAGCGGGGATGGAAGTTTTTCAGAAGCCACCAAAGCCCTTTTTAAAAATTGTGATTTCCTGATCCATGAATCCTTCTCATGGGAACGCGTAGTTTATCTCCATGCTTCCATCCGGGAACTCCTAGAAATGGTCAAAGAGCAAAATATCAAAACTTATTGCCTGATCCATATCCAACGAGATTTCAAAAAAAAGGTCTGGGACTTTTTAAAAGATTTTCAACAGGAACCTTTCAAACTGCTTGTTCCAAAGCCAGGAGAAAGCGTTTATCTGTAA
- a CDS encoding CocE/NonD family hydrolase: MENPRPAEYDVVVIKNILVPMRDGVRLATDIYRPARNGEPVPEKFPAILERTPYDKSDPERVKMNGEYYASRGYVVVIQDVRGRYKSEGTFYFLKNEGPDGYDTVEWIARQPWCNGSVGTIGTSYMAWAQSSLAALNPPHLRAMFINQGGSNAHTSSVRHMGAFEMRFLCWALGFQGPKSKEALENPVIGKALAQVNMREWLTRTPLKKGCSPLKFIPDYEKWVFDLITHGDYDEFWKGEGFNIEAHYEQHADVPTYYSGGWYDSYTRSTLDNFVGLSKIKKQPIKLIMGPWTHGWKTLGLSYAGDVDFGPEAIIDYNALRLKWFDQWLKGIPTGILDEPPIKIFVMGGGDGRKNGQGRMNHGGHWRYEYEWPLARTRYTEYYLHSGGRLSTQKPPPEDPPDSYLYDPKNPVPTIGGNMSSLAGLMPRPEGAREIPIEQREIDIIGIPGAFHQKEHPQFFGCKPPYLPLASRHDVLVYQTPPLERDLEVTGPITVKLWASSSALDTDFTAKLIDVHPPNEDYPEGYDMNLTDTILRARYRNSREKAELMKPGEIYLFTLILYPTSNLFKAGHCIRLDISSSNYPRFDINPNTGDPLWSNGKTVIAENTIYHDAAHPSHIILPVIP; encoded by the coding sequence ATGGAAAATCCTCGTCCTGCGGAGTATGATGTGGTAGTGATCAAGAATATCCTGGTCCCTATGCGAGATGGGGTGCGGCTGGCAACCGATATTTATCGACCGGCCCGGAATGGAGAGCCTGTACCGGAAAAATTTCCGGCCATTTTGGAAAGAACCCCCTACGATAAAAGTGACCCGGAGCGGGTTAAGATGAATGGGGAATATTATGCCAGTCGAGGTTATGTGGTAGTGATTCAAGATGTTCGAGGGCGGTATAAATCCGAAGGAACTTTTTATTTTCTTAAAAACGAAGGCCCGGATGGATACGATACAGTTGAATGGATTGCCCGGCAACCCTGGTGTAATGGATCTGTGGGGACTATTGGAACCTCCTATATGGCATGGGCACAAAGTTCTCTGGCTGCCCTTAATCCACCCCATCTTAGAGCCATGTTTATCAATCAAGGCGGATCCAACGCCCATACCAGTTCTGTAAGGCACATGGGAGCTTTCGAAATGAGATTTTTATGCTGGGCCCTAGGTTTTCAAGGACCTAAAAGTAAAGAAGCCCTGGAAAATCCCGTCATTGGGAAGGCTCTGGCTCAAGTAAATATGCGGGAGTGGCTTACCCGAACCCCCCTCAAAAAAGGTTGCTCTCCCCTTAAATTTATCCCTGACTACGAAAAATGGGTTTTTGACCTTATTACCCATGGAGATTACGATGAATTTTGGAAAGGAGAGGGTTTTAATATCGAAGCGCATTACGAGCAACACGCTGATGTCCCTACCTATTATTCGGGTGGCTGGTATGACTCCTATACCCGATCGACCTTAGACAATTTTGTCGGCTTATCGAAGATCAAGAAGCAGCCGATCAAGCTCATCATGGGCCCCTGGACGCATGGATGGAAAACTTTAGGCCTGAGCTACGCCGGGGATGTAGATTTTGGACCTGAAGCCATCATTGATTATAATGCTTTGCGTCTCAAGTGGTTTGATCAGTGGTTGAAAGGAATCCCCACCGGGATCCTGGACGAGCCGCCTATAAAAATCTTTGTCATGGGCGGCGGAGATGGAAGAAAAAATGGACAAGGGCGGATGAACCACGGAGGTCATTGGCGCTATGAGTATGAATGGCCCCTGGCCCGGACCCGTTATACCGAGTATTATCTTCACAGCGGCGGTCGCTTGAGTACCCAGAAACCACCCCCAGAAGATCCCCCGGATAGTTACCTGTACGATCCTAAAAATCCGGTTCCAACCATCGGAGGGAATATGTCTTCCCTGGCAGGATTGATGCCTCGACCGGAAGGTGCACGGGAAATCCCCATAGAGCAACGAGAAATCGATATCATCGGAATCCCGGGAGCTTTCCATCAGAAAGAACATCCTCAATTCTTTGGCTGCAAACCCCCTTACCTCCCCCTGGCTTCCCGGCACGATGTTTTGGTGTATCAAACTCCTCCTTTAGAGAGAGATCTGGAGGTTACAGGACCTATCACGGTTAAACTATGGGCCTCTTCCTCCGCCCTGGATACGGACTTTACGGCTAAACTCATCGATGTTCATCCACCCAACGAAGACTACCCGGAAGGATATGATATGAACCTGACCGATACCATTCTTCGAGCCCGTTATCGAAACTCCCGAGAAAAAGCGGAATTGATGAAACCCGGCGAGATTTACCTCTTTACTTTAATTCTTTATCCAACCAGTAATCTTTTTAAAGCAGGGCATTGTATCCGGCTGGATATCTCCAGTAGCAATTATCCGCGATTTGATATAAATCCAAACACCGGAGATCCGTTATGGTCCAATGGAAAAACCGTAATCGCCGAGAATACCATCTACCATGATGCAGCACATCCATCCCATATTATTTTGCCTGTTATTCCCTAG
- a CDS encoding CopD family protein produces MSTFMQWVHITSAVIALGGVIFLRLFLIPSLKVLDRSQVPVLVGKISSRFNAIIWTCIGLILISGVYNISSTNPPFSSWYTGILSLKILLAISLFTISLMLTLPIPAFSNIQKNRPRWLMVNIILGAIIIFLSAYLRRM; encoded by the coding sequence ATGTCTACGTTCATGCAATGGGTGCATATTACATCGGCCGTAATCGCCTTAGGGGGGGTTATCTTTTTACGTTTATTTTTAATCCCTTCTTTAAAAGTCCTGGACCGTTCCCAGGTTCCTGTTTTAGTGGGTAAGATTTCAAGTCGGTTCAACGCCATCATCTGGACCTGTATAGGACTCATCTTAATCTCCGGGGTTTATAATATATCCAGTACCAATCCCCCTTTTTCCAGTTGGTACACAGGAATCCTTTCCCTCAAAATTCTTCTGGCTATATCCTTATTTACTATTTCCCTTATGCTAACCCTCCCAATACCGGCCTTTTCCAATATTCAAAAGAATCGACCCAGGTGGCTAATGGTAAATATAATCTTAGGAGCCATCATTATTTTTCTTTCAGCTTACTTGAGAAGGATGTAA